CATCTTTGGAGTCTGGTAAAGCCCCGTGTAAATAACCTCCATACCAGCATCTTTGAACGCCTGAACCAGCACATGAGCCCCCCTATCATGACAATCTGCCCCAGGCTTCGCCAGTAAAATCCTTGTTCTCGGCTCTTGCACTACTTTATACCTCCTTAACTAACCCAAATTAATTCCTTCATTTTGTTATGTATCCATTATAGAGCTTACTCTGAAAACTTTCTCCACCACATTACCAAAACAAACCTTCCTCTTTATATGTTTATTTTCACTAATTCCTCATATGTTCATCTCCCCTATGGCTTTTGGAGCTAAAACCAATTACCTGATTGCAAATATAGCTTCTGCAATAATCATACCAACGCACGTTTCCGAATAAGGAAAGTCGTTTGTATTTAATGTAAGTTTTTGTTTTTTCGCCATATATCATAAACAAACGATCAAAAAGCGTTAATATGGATTTGTAAGAAAGAGTAATGGTTGGATATCAGCGTTGCAATTTTACAAACCCTTTATCGTCAAAGTTCTTAAGGGTTGGCTAGGTATTCCAGCGAACAGGATTTGCAAACTTGCACAACTTTTGCATTATTGCAAGTAAGGCAAGAAGGATTAGATTTGCAATGATAGATGACACATTTTGCTAAGTCTTATGTCGTTTGATCTTACGGTAGAGTGTGGATGGATGTAATTCTGCAAAGGCTGCAGCCTCGTTCAAATCCCCTCCTGTCTTATCCAAGATCTCTTGTATGTACCTTTTTTCAAATTCTGCTCTTGCCTTCTCAAAGGGGGATAGTGCAAACCATTTTTCAGATTTCTCTTTGGGCTCCCCCATTATGTATTTGGGTAAATCTCTGACTGTTATCGTCTTCTCTGGCTGAAAAACGATCGCCCTTTCAATCACGTTTTCGAGTTCTCTAACATTACCATCCCATCGGTAGTTAATAAGGGTATCCAACGCATCTGCGGATATGTCTTTTTTATCAACCCCTATTGTATTCGATAACTTATTCAAAAAATGGTCTACCAGAAGGGGAATATCATCCTTTCTCTCCCTCAGAGGGGGAAGTAATATCCTGATTACATTCAGTCTGTAATAGAGGGCAAGCTGAAAGCTTCCAGAGTCTACTTTCTTTTGAAGATCACCACTGCTGGCAGCAATAAGCCTGATATCTATCGGGATGGATTTTGTACCTCCCACCCTTATAAACTCCCTGTCCTGTATGACCCTCAGCAATTTAACCTGGAAGGATAAGTTTGTATCACCAATCTCGTCCAGGAAAAGTGTCCCTCCGTCTGCCTCTTCAAAATATCCTTTAGTGGTTTTATAGGCACCGGTAAAT
The nucleotide sequence above comes from Thermodesulfobacteriota bacterium. Encoded proteins:
- a CDS encoding methylmalonyl-CoA mutase, which codes for MQEPRTRILLAKPGADCHDRGAHVLVQAFKDAGMEVIYTGLYQTPKM
- a CDS encoding sigma-54 dependent transcriptional regulator, translated to MESSEKILIVDDEKYTRGYFEILLRESGYTTESVASGYEAVKRSQEDTFDLVLLDIRMPDIDGIEVLKQLKEIDRELSVIMITAYGTMENVIETMKMGACDFLTKPFEDSDKVLISIKNGLSQRRLKKENIYLKSQLDFQVSSIVGKNKQMKAIFELIRKSALVNSNVLVEGESGTGKELVARAIHQNSPRSDKRFLGTNCTALPENLLESTLFGYEKGAFTGAYKTTKGYFEEADGGTLFLDEIGDTNLSFQVKLLRVIQDREFIRVGGTKSIPIDIRLIAASSGDLQKKVDSGSFQLALYYRLNVIRILLPPLRERKDDIPLLVDHFLNKLSNTIGVDKKDISADALDTLINYRWDGNVRELENVIERAIVFQPEKTITVRDLPKYIMGEPKEKSEKWFALSPFEKARAEFEKRYIQEILDKTGGDLNEAAAFAELHPSTLYRKIKRHKT